The following proteins are encoded in a genomic region of Ictalurus furcatus strain D&B chromosome 6, Billie_1.0, whole genome shotgun sequence:
- the znf148 gene encoding zinc finger protein 148, which translates to MNIDDKLDGILIRCGTVNLHHSVQTLAPSGVDKRGGAGGSLDMSLGEKSLANQPLLADDDDEEEDDDEDLAGGTLTSHNLISHDALMVHEETVKNNAVGEQDFSQRLSHKLPYTLHMPVNIKQELKLSNPLILNKKDKKQETDLTECHKKKKRKQRSPAKILTINEDGSLGHQNPKSHICEHCNAAFRTNYHLQRHVFIHTGEKPFQCSQCDMRFIQKYLLQRHEKIHTGEKPFRCDECGMRFIQKYHMERHKRTHSGEKPYQCDYCHQYFSRTDRVLKHRRMCHENKERKVHKAAAKDGLIRSTETLTFSFPSKESTLPKKKRQKSTDKNSTSVQNTAVTDKAVEGGEKKEEDRLGKNECLPLYDVAIKVKDEYVVTEYSVELPDCSPGSRQITGEASSDEIMPPKIVLKKIASKKNVKQQPLEHSQLLSPLSSFEEGKVTRYTFEIVDNKGILDAEPSPDLETVDPLQVGPTKPSGSSTNYDDAMQFLKKKRYLQATTANNSREYALNVNSISSQPSVTQAAVATVIDETVPATILSETQTLNVEIKASHEKNVLPDEVLQSLLDHYSIKANGQPEISFSVADTEVTSSISINSSDVSESSPTEALGTSSQAPTAEKASLLQEYSKFLQQALERTSQNDSYLNSQSLAFVNDGASLGGQPLFSTDKQFGSPSRFRSGMNSPLRLDKPHFGLLVDSQHSFSFSGDETNPSSVSPTEDFLEQVSPKKTDTQGITQTFQIATFDQNFRSQFQTSRSGLSSQYSVSNGQVTIRSHGGTDFPEFSLVNVTETRTQISSSPDATSSHTFG; encoded by the exons ATGAACATCGATGACAAGTTGGATGGGATCCTGATTCGATGTGGCACTGTGAACCTGCACCACTCAGTGCAAACTTTAGCACCCTCTGGGGTGGACAAAAggggaggagcaggaggaagtTTGGATATGTCGCTTGGAGAAAAGAGCTTGGCCAATCAACCCCTGcttgctgatgatgatgatgaggaggaagatgatgacGAAGATCTGGCTGGTGGGACGCTGACCTCACACAACCTCATCTCACACGATGCACTTATGGTTCATGAGGAGACGGTGAAGAACAATGCAGTGGGAGAACAAGACTTCTCTCAGCGGCTTTCTCACAAGCTACCATACACTCTACACATGCCT GTGAATATTAAACAGGAACTGAAGCTGTCCAACCCATTAATTCTCAATAAAAAGGACAAGAAACAGGAGACTGACCTTACAGAATgtcacaaaaagaagaagagaaagcagCGGTCTCCTGCAAAG ATTCTTACCATTAATGAAGATGGCTCACTGGGACATCAGAATCCAAAGTCACACATCTGCGAGCACTGCAACGCTGCTTTCCGAACAAATTACCATCTACAGAGACATGTCTTCATCCATACGG GAGAAAAGCCTTTTCAGTGCAGTCAGTGTGACATGCGTTTCATTCAAAAGTACCTGTTGCAAAGACATGAGAAAATTCACACAG GAGAAAAGCCATTTCGATGTGATGAGTGTGGGATGAGATTCATCCAGAAATATCATATGGAAAGACACAAGAGGACGCACAGTGGAGAGAAGCCCTATCAGTGTGATTACTGTCACCAG tACTTCTCCAGGACTGATCGAGTCTTGAAGCATAGACGTATGTGCCATGAAAATAAGGAGAGAAAGGTCCATAAAGCAGCTGCCAAAGATGGCCTTATTCGCAGCACAGAAACACTCACATTCTCCTTCCCATCCAAGGAGAGCACTCTACCTAAGAAAAAGCGTCAGAAGTCCACTGATAAGAACAGCACCTCAGTCCAAAACACTGCTGTCACAGACAAAGCTGTGGAGGGTGGTGAGAAGAAGGAAGAGGATAGACTCGGCAAAAATGAATGTCTCCCTCTTTATGACGTTGCCATCAAGGTAAAGGATGAGTATGTAGTGACAGAATATTCTGTTGAACTCCCAGATTGTTCTCCAGGAAGCAGGCAGATTACTGGGGAGGCATCTTCTGATGAGATCATGCCTCCGAAAATAGTGCTGAAGAAGATTGCTAGCAAGAAGAATGTAAAACAGCAGCCCTTGGAACACTCGCAGCTTTTGTCACCTTTGTCATCATTTGAGGAGGGAAAAGTCACAAGATATACATTTGAAATTGTTGATAACAAGGGCATATTGGATGCAGAGCCAAGCCCTGACTTGGAGACTGTCGATCCGCTCCAGGTTGGGCCTACAAAGCCATCTGGCAGCAGCACAAACTATGATGATGCCATGCAGTTTCTCAAGAAGAAGCGTTACCTCCAGGCGACCACGGCCAATAACAGTCGGGAATATGCGCTGAATGTGAACAGCATCTCCTCACAGCCTTCAGTTACTCAGGCAGCTGTGGCCACTGTTATAGATGAGACTGTACCTGCCACAATCCTATCCGAGACTCAGACTCTGAACGTGGAGATCAAAGCGAGCCATGAGAAGAATGTGctccctgatgaagtcctgcaGTCACTCCTGGATCACTACTCCATCAAGGCCAATGGACAGCCAGAGATCAGCTTCAGTGTAGCAGATACAGAAGTAACTTCCAGCATCTCCATCAATTCATCTGATGTTTCGGAGAGTAGCCCTACTGAGGCATTGGGCACTAGCTCCCAAGCACCCACTGCAGAGAAAGCTAGTCTTCTGCAAGAGTATTCAAAGTTTCTCCAACAAGCGTTGGAGAGGACCAGTCAGAATGACAGCTACCTGAACAGCCAGAGCCTAGCATTTGTGAATGATGGTGCAAGCCTTGGCGGGCAGCCCTTATTTTCTACAGACAAACAGTTTGGTTCTCCAAGTCGGTTTAGATCAGGTATGAACTCTCCTCTGAGACTGGACAAACCTCACTTTGGTCTTTTAGTAGATTCCCAACACTCATTCTCTTTTTCGGGTGATGAAACCAACCCATCTTCTGTGTCACCGACTGAGGACTTTCTGGAGCAGGTGTCCCCCAAAAAGACAGACACTCAGGGCATCACTCAAACGTTTCAGATTGCCACTTTTGATCAGAACTTCCGATCTCAGTTCCAGACGTCCCGGTCTGGACTGTCTTCACAATACAGTGTCTCCAATGGACAGGTCACCATAAGAAGTCATGGAGGAACAGACTTTCCAGAATTCTCTCTTGTTAACGTTACTGAAACCAGAACTCAAATTAGCTCCTCTCCAGATGCTACAAGCAGCCACACGTTtggttga
- the snx4 gene encoding sorting nexin-4 produces the protein MMADSGSEDIAVVGNTDVTPSALENNIKNTMVEKGANLLKKMEISVAEAEKRTGKNAVSMQETYTVYLIETRPMDAVSESTSPAPDSLWRRYSEFELLRNYLLVTYPFIVVPPLPEKRAEFVWHKLSADNMDPDFVERRRVGLENFLLRVASHPVLSNDKIFYSFLTEEQGWKEVVFETGFQAKADSRLKALNATFRVKNPDKKFSDMKHYGDELQSVISQLLRVRARVADRLYGVYKVHGNYGRVFSEWSAIEKEMGDGLQSAGHHMDAYATSVDDILEEEEHYADQLKEYLFYTEALRAVCRKHELCQFELEMAAQDLVSKKQQREELATGTIRTFSLKGMTSKLFGQETPEQREAKLKTLETQIEEGEEMVKERNTECEEFVKNAWVDIERFKEQKDRDLKEALINYAIMQISMCKKGIQVWNNAKECFSKM, from the exons ATGATGGCGGATTCGGGAAGCGAGGATATAGCTGTGGTGGGAAACACCGATGTCACACCTTCAGCGTtagaaaacaacattaaaaacacG ATGGTTGAGAAGGGGGCAAACCTTTTGAAGAAGATGGAGATAAGTGTAGCTGAGGCAGAGAAAAGAACAGGAAAGAATGCAGTCAGCATGCAGGAAACCTACACTGTATACCTCATTGAAACAAG GCCAATGGATGCTGTGTCTGAGAGTACCAGTCCTGCCCCTGACTCTCTGTGGAGGCGCTACAGCGAGTTCGAGCTTCTCAGAAACTATTTGTTAGTCACCTATCCATTCATAGTTGTCCCGCCTTTGCCTGAGAAACGC GCTGAATTTGTGTGGCACAAACTATCTGCAGACAACATGGATCCGGACTTTGTGGAGAGGAGAAGGGTGGGGCTAGAGAACTTCCTGCTCCGGGTTGCCTCCCATCCCGTTCTGTCCAATGACAAGATCTTCTACTCCTTCCTCACTGAG GAACAGGGTTGGAAGGAAGTTGTATTTGAGACTGGATTTCAGGCAAAG GCAGATTCGAGGTTGAAGGCTTTAAATGCTACATTCCGGGTGAAGAATCCCGACAA gAAGTTTTCAGATATGAAGCACTATGGAGATGAGCTCCAGTCTGTTATATCACAGCTGCTGCGTGTGCGAGCA AGAGTGGCTGACCGTCTTTATGGTGTCTACAAAGTGCATGGAAATTACGGCCGAGTCTTCAG TGAGTGGAGCGCCATTGAGAAAGAGATGGGAGACGGACTGCAGAGTGCAGGGCATCATATGGATGC GTATGCTACTTCCGTAGATGACATACTGGAGGAGGAAGAACACTATGCTGACCAGCTGAAGGAATACCTTTTCTACACTGAGGCTTTAAG GGCAGTGTGTAGGAAGCATGAGCTTTGTCAGTTTGAACTGGAGATGGCTGCCCAGGATCTGGTCTCCAAGAAGCAACAGCGGGAGGAACTGGCTACTGGG ACGATACGGACCTTCTCTCTCAAGGGGATGACCAGTAAGCTGTTTGGTCAGGAGACTCCTGAGCAGAGGGAGGCTAAGCTGAAAACTCTGGAGACCCAGAttgaggagggagaggagatggtgaaagagagaaacactGAGTGCGA GGAGTTTGTGAAGAACGCTTGGGTGGACATTGAGAGGTTCAAAGAGCAGAAAGACCGTGACCTTAAAGAAGCTCTCATCAATTATGCCATCATGCAAATCAGCATGTGTAAAAAG GGAATTCAAGTGTGGAATAACGCTAAAGAGTGCTTCAGCAAGATGTGA